In Acanthopagrus latus isolate v.2019 chromosome 17, fAcaLat1.1, whole genome shotgun sequence, the following are encoded in one genomic region:
- the rab42b gene encoding ras-related protein Rab-42b, with amino-acid sequence MDLTLWQYQFRIIMLGDSTVGKSSLLKRYTEDLFLESINQTVGVDFYVHFLEVEPGVRVKLQFWDTAGQERFRSVTRSYYRNSVGGMLVFDMSNRATFDHIKEWHTEVCERVQPHKVVFVLVGQKSDLDGHEERAVSRQEAEKLAGQLGMPYVEASAKLGHNVREAFELLTRRVYQGLLSGEVEPQEGWDGVKCAAPQALKLHRASMVQHSTPPKNNKKCCG; translated from the exons ATGGACCTGACTTTGTGGCAGTACCAGTTCAGGATCATCATGCTGGGGGACTCCACCGTGGGCAAGTCCTCTTTGCTGAAGCGTTACACTGAAGACTTGTTCCTGGAGTCCATCAACCAGACGGTGGGAGTCGACTTCTATGTGCACTTCCTGGAGGTGGAGCCGGGGGTCCGTGTCAAGCTGCAGTTTTGGGACACAGCCGGGCAGGAGAGGTTCAG gtcAGTGACCCGTTCTTATTACCGCAACTCGGTCGGAGGCATGCTGGTGTTTGACATGTCCAACCGAGCCACCTTTGACCACATTAAGGAGTGGCACACCGAGGTGTGCGAGCGAGTGCAGCCACACAAGGTCGTGTTCGTCCTGGTGGGCCAAAAAAGCGACCTGGATGGTCACGAGGAGAGGGCTGTGAGCCGGCAAGAGGCTGAGAAGCTGGCCGGACAGCTGGGGATGCCCTATGTGGAGGCTTCCGCCAAGTTGGGCCACAACGTGAGGGAGGCCTTTGAGCTGCTCACTCGCCGGGTCTACCAGGGTCTGCTGAGCGGAGAGGTGGAGCCGCAGGAGGGCTGGGATGGAGTCAAGTGTGCTGCACCACAGGCGCTGAAGTTGCACAGAGCCAGCATGGTGCAGCACAGCACGCCTCCCAAGAACAACAAGAAGTGCTGCGGTTAA
- the si:ch211-79k12.1 gene encoding carcinoembryonic antigen-related cell adhesion molecule 18: protein MKALLVVAAVALIRGSFATLLIKGPTEPILEGESITLECLISDSELNISQVHFEIFSKYMQTWRPVWERSWCYYSMQIEQISDSLVLTIPRAGRYYEGPYRCVSDAENVTAPDNSSQVLAIKVHYMGELSLSREGFTSYLGVPQELRVRAGDDVVLKCSASASEEPSYFWNKNGDDWILPSSKLTLKKVSAQDEGKYTCVAEHPSVESFSRRRTISITVLPEDAPWYESSNGRLVLMTSAAAVSLLVFILSMSVFLCRRAKQTKTSKGPIDDRSQKKPIYRSSVESLPSTCGDKQPLV from the exons atGAAAGCACTTCTGGTTGTTGCAGCGGTCGCCCTGATCCGTGGCAGTTTTG CCACTCTGCTCATTAAAGGGCCGACCGAGCCGATCCTGGAGGGAGAGAGCATCACGCTGGAGTGCCTGATCTCGGACTCAGAGCTCAACATCAGCCAGGTCCACTTTGAGATCTTCTCCAAG TACATGCAGACATGGCGTCCGGTTTGGGAGCGATCCTGGTGCTACTATTCCATGCAGATCGAGCAGATTTCGGACAGCCTCGTCCTGACTATTCCCCGCGCAGGAAGGTACTACGAGGGGCCCTACCGCTGTGTGTCCGACGCCGAGAATGTGACTGCGCCAGACAACTCCTCCCAGGTCCTGGCCATCAAAGTGCATT acatggGTGAGCTGTCGCTGTCGAGGGAAGGCTTCACCAGCTACCTGGGCGTCCCACAGGAGCTGAGGGTGCGAGCCGGGGACGACGTGGTGCTGAAGTGCTCCGCCAGCGCGTCGGAGGAGCCGAGCTACTTCTGGAACAAGAAC ggTGACGACTGGATCCTGCCTTCCTCCAAGCTGACGCTGAAGAAGGTGAGCGCCCAGGACGAAGGAAAGTACACCTGCGTGGCCGAGCATCCCTCCGTGGAGTCGTTCAGCAGGAGGCGCACCATCAGCATCACCGTGCTGCCTG AGGATGCCCCCTGGTACGAGTCGAGTAACGGACGTCTCGTGCTGATGACCTCGGCGGCGGCCGTGTCTCTCCTGGTGTTCATCCTCTCCATGAGCGTGTTCCTGTGCCGCAGGGCAAAGCAGACCAAGACCAGCAAGGGACCCAT tgATGACCGGTCTCAGAAAAAGCCCATCTACAGAAGCAGCGTGGAGTCCTTACCCTCCACCTGCGGAGACAAACAACCTCTGGTGTGA
- the taf12 gene encoding transcription initiation factor TFIID subunit 12 — MANSTATAGKVMTPGPAGRSSPEGSQVLSKKKLQDLVREIDPNEQLDEDVEEMLLQIADDFIESVVTAACQLARHRKSNTLEVKDVQLHLERQWNMWIPGYGSDEIRPFKKACTTEAHKQRMALIRKTTKK; from the exons ATGGCGAACAGCACCGCAACAGCAGGGAAGGTTATGACCCCTGGCCCTGCTGGCAGAAGTAGTCCGGAGGGATCTCAG GTGCTCAGtaagaagaagctgcaggatCTGGTGAGAGAAATCGATCCAAATGAGCAGCTGGATGAGGATGTTGAGGAG ATGCTGCTACAAATTGCAGATGACTTTATAGAGAGTGTAGTGACGGCAGCCTGTCAACTGGCACGCCATCGTAAGTCCAACACCTTGGAGGTGAAGGATGTTCAATTACATCTCG AGCGTCAGTGGAACATGTGGATTCCTGGTTATGGCTCGGATGAGATCCGGCCGTTCAAGAAGGCGTGCACCACAGAGGCTCACAAACAG agAATGGCGCTGATCCGCAAGACAACCAAAAAGTAG